DNA sequence from the Falco biarmicus isolate bFalBia1 chromosome 5, bFalBia1.pri, whole genome shotgun sequence genome:
TTGGCAGCAGAATGGTGATAGGGCAAACTGGACCTGACAAAGGCCACCTCAGGCATGGAAAATGGCCATCCTGCTTTCTAATGCCTTTCTGGTGCTACTTGGGAGCATCTATAATCAAAGTCCAGTGATGGTTTTGCATACAGGTTTGAAAATAAGCCCAGCTGACCAAGAAACTGAGGCTAATGGTGCTGGGAGGGGTATGTCAGAGACGTGGTGCCTAGgggagaaataagaaaaacataCCTACAGCAGCCAACTGGAGCAAAATTCCTGGGCAGCTTAAGGGTCCCAAGAGCGACTCACAAGACGTCCCCTCTAattccctccttctccccccttaGGCTTTGTTCTGGCCCCTCTGTGTAGGTACAGAGCCCTAATCTCTCTGGCATGCAGATAACCACCGGTTTGCTGTGCTCTCCCCCTTCACCCATTTCCCAAATCTGGCCCCTCACGGCGGGGAAGGGAGGGTGAGGGAGACGGCTGTGTACTGGGGCCTCCCAGAGGAAAGCACAGTGAGCTTAATAGATCTCCTGTCCCTCACTACTGGAGGCCTCTGTAGCAGGGCAGGTCCTGGAgggctcccagctgcagcaggccaAGGCAGGAAAGGCTCAAAGGAAGATCCTGGTAGCTGAAAGGGGTTCACATTGCTGGCTCTCACCTCACACCAGCCTACAGGCAGGCTGGGTATGGAGCAAGCGAAGTGCTGCAGATCCTGATGCCCCACCACATCAGATGCAGCTCTCCAGTCTCAGCTGGGAGCTGTGACCCTGCTTGGCTGCATCTGACCAGGGGTTACGGAGCTGTGGGCTGCCCCAAGCTCAGGGGGTGATTCCCACCTCTGCCCAGCTGTGGCTTGACCTCACACCCTGAAGCAGTCCTGCCTTGCCTGGCAGAATGAAGGTGCAGCGAGGTGATGTGTTCCCTCAGTGAGGCTTGTGGAGATTGGATATGCTGGACGTGGAGAAAAACCTCATAGTAAACGTttgcctgctctgctcttcttgCAGCACCTGgagatttctctctctccctctctctctgttgCCCTAcctccttcctgcctgcctttccctcccAGGCTAGACGATGGGGAGACCTGACCCAGAGGaagggcagctcccagctgctgtgaagcCCCCAGATGGTGGCTGGGGCTGGATTGTGCTCTTCGGCTGTTTTGTGATCACTGGCTTCTCCTATGCCTTCCCAAAAGCCGTCAGTGTCTACTTCAAGGAGCTCATGAAAGATTTCCACGTGGGCTACAGTGATACAGCCTGGATCTCCTCCATCATGCTGGCCATGCTTTATGGGACAGGTGATGCTTGGACACACTTCCCCCTCCCTAACTTGTGCCTTCCCCATTCTGCTATGGGCCCAGACCATGTCCCCAGGGCTCTTCTCATGCTCACTGGTCTGGTCACGAACCAACATGCAGAATACAATCGTCCCACCACTTCCCTTCTAGAATTGTGCTGCATTTCATATCCTCGTTTCCTCTGCCCCAGGAGACCTCAGGGGTCACCCCACCTGCCTCTCAGACAGTTGACATGGGGTTTGCCCTCACTGCTGAAGTGCTGCCCCTATCACACCAAGCCCCTCTTGTTCTCAGGGAACAGGCAACTGAACAGGCAAAGCAGAGGCCTCcacaccacagcctctccccctTGGCCAGGCCAAACAGATGTATGTCTAAGCAGCCAAGTAGTGATTTCCACCATTAGTGTTTCATGTTCCCCAAGTGCATTGCTTGGCCTGACTGCCCCTTCCCAGTTGTCCTGTCTCCTGGTCTACCTATTCGgtctcctctgctttcttccaggACCAGTATGCAGCATCATGGTGAACCAGTTTGGTTGCCGGCCTGTGATGCTCATCGGTGGGCTGCTAGCTTCCTCTGGGATGATCCTGGCATCTTTTACAACTAATATCATTGAGCTTTATCTGACAGCTGGCGTGCTGACAGGTGAGAGCCCcagaagctggggggggggatgggagACGGACTTACCTGGGGAAGAGTCAAGACCATGTTGTAGCTCCCTTTAGCATTGCCATATCTAGCATGATGCTAGGCATCAGGTCTCCCCTCACCTATTTGTACCTGCTCACAGGAGGCAAGTAGTCAGTGAGATGCATCTGCTGGACCTAAACAGGCAGGGCCTGTGGTTGAGGGGGGAGGGACAGAAGAAACATAAGTGATGCTCAGTGATCATGGTGACTGGGGTAGCACCAGTATATAGTGAtaggggagaaagggaaagttCCTGGTTAAGGCAGAGGTTGTATCTAAACATGGCCACAGTTACCTAATTCAAATACGTTTCAGGTAGACAGGCTGGTTTAGCCCATCTTCTCTGGGGGCAACCCACCATCACGAAGGAGCAGAGGCTTGTGGGGAATGCATGAATCCCATCACGGGACTTCAGGACTAGGAAAGTCTGAGGGGAGTTTTCAGTTCGTTGCAAACCATGTCTCATGTTCTTGCACTCCCTGTCTCCCTCCTGGCTCTCATCCCCACGTAGGTCTGGGCATGGCGCTGAACTTCCAGCCTTCCCTGATCATGCTGGGCACCTACTTTGACAAGCGTCGGCCTCTTGCCAATGGACTGGCTGCCGCTGGAAGCCctgtcttcctttcctccctctctccactGGGGCAAGTGCTGCTGGAAAAGTTTGGTTGGCGAGGAGGGTTCCTTATCATGGGGGGCCTTCTGCTTAACTGCTGCACTTGTGGGGCAGTCATGAGACCCCTGGATATGGGCATGAAGCGGAAGATGGAGAAAGCTCAGGACAAATACGAAGCCAAGGAGATGCTGCCCATAGGAGGGAAATCAGAGGAGGGAATCAGCACCGCTGATGGAATCAAGAAAGCTAAAAAAGCCAAGAAGAAGCCcaagaaagggaagaagcttCTGGATTTTAGTATCTTTTCCAACCGAGGGTTTATCATTTATACCATTTCAAAGTTCATCCTGGTCTTGGGTCTCTTTGTGCCCCCCATATTGCTGGTCAACTACGCTAAGGACACAGGCGTACCAGACACAGAGGCTGCATTCTTGCTCTCCATCATTGGTTTCATAGACATCTTTGCTCGTCCAGCTTGTGGCATGGTGGCAGGGTTGAAGTGGGTCCGCCCTCACGTGGCATACCTCTTCAGCTTTGCTATGCTCTTCAATGGCTTGACAGACATCTGCAGTGCCAGGGCTAGCAATTACACAGGACTGGTCATCTTCTGCGTCTTTTTTGGCATCTCTTATGGCATGGTGGGTGCACTGCAGTTTGAGGTGCTGATGGCCATTGTTGGCTCCCAGAAGTTCTCCAGTGCCATTGGGCTGGTCCTACTTATCGAGGCTTTTGCTGTGCTCATCGGTCCACCCTCTGCAGGTAGGTACATTGCTGCAAAACACAGGTGATTTGTTTGGCTGCCATTCCACAGCATTGTGGGTATTGGGCATGGACATGGTACTTGAAGACAGACCCTACTTCTCAACTTTAAATTTCCTCTGGAAGCTGAGATCTGAGGTGAGAGCTTCCCGTCTCACTCCATGCACCACAATGCTCAATGTGAACAGGGGCAGAAGGTGGCAAGTGATACTTCTCCGTCTGCTTTGCTTGGCGACTTACGCAATGGCAGGCACACAGAGCTATCTAGAGTGGCATGACTTCCAGTATCCCTCAGCCCTGAGCAGCGGCACTTCCCTCTCTTTCATGCTGGGATCCAGGCCTCTGCCTTCACTGCCAATGTTGTGTAAAATCATGTTATGGGTAGGGTCAGGCACATGCCTGACCTTTGAGAGTCTTCAGTAGGACAAGGTGAGGGTCTTTCAAGTTCTCCTTGGTGTCCACGGCCTTTAGATTGGTGCTGTGAATAATGACCTCAATTTGTGTTGGCCCCAATCCCAAGGCACAGGCGTTTAGCTGTTGATGAAGTCAAAACAATTGGTAGACCCACCCGAGGCAtttgttgttactttttttttaagagatttaAACACTCACAGCTTCTCAGTCTAGCCTAGGCCACAGTCCCTGGTAAGTTCCACGCTCCACAAACAGGCTGTTGAATCGGGAGACCCTTTACCCACGAGGTTGGTGTAGATTACTGTTTAGTGTCTGATCAGGTCTGAGAAAGACAAATTATGCCAAGAGCTTATTTCCAAATGAAGTGCAGTTCCCCGCACATGCAATTTGCGAGGAAGGATCAGGGACAGACCATGGGCAAACCCCTGGGCAGGAATCACTCCATGGCTTCCTGCACTCCCTTCCTTCAGCTGCAACCTGTGGGCTAAAGCCCATCAGTGAAGACTTCTGTGTGAATGACCTTTTCCCCAGCACATACCACCAGTTACGAGCAAAACCCACCCTCAGCAACTCCACCCAGCTCTCAGGTAAAAACTGGTGGCCAAGAGAAGATCCTCTTGATGCTAACATCTTATAAGCTCTGGGGCAGTCAGGAGTCCCAGGCCAGGGAAGGTCAAGGAATATGTGTctgggaggcagctgcagagacatCACAGGGGGCGAGGGGGATTTAACAGTGCCTTGCTCCAAGGAGCTGGCACACCATGGGTGGTGATGGGGGACAGCCCTCAGCCCTCCTGCCTCAGTTCAGCTGTGCCTTGGTACTGTCCGCGTGCACAATGGGAGGCAGGTGGTGCAGGGAGCCAAGTCATGGTTCCCACCTTCCCCTTAGGGGgaacctgctgctgcagttctcCTCTAGTTCAGGAAGCTTGAGTGTGCTGGCAAACCCAGCGGCTTGGGCTTGGGGGAGCAGTGCTTGGCTGGAAGAAGGGGGTTGAACAAAGTAGCTTTGTTTGGTGTAATCCTCCTGAGCTGCTTCCCGTTCCATGGGGCTGAGGGGGTTTGGCACAGGATAAACCACACACGCACGCGTGCATGCACATAGGCTCCTCACTCGCCTTCTGGCTTGGGTGAACAGGGGCACATTCACCTGGGGAGGAATTTACCACCCGGGAGGCACCTCAAGTGTGTCCTGGGGCTGGTTTCAGACCACGCACCATAGcacagcagggactgggggTCACATGTACAACCAGGAGCACGCAGGACCAGGATGAAGCCTCTGGTCACCATGGCTCCATCCTGATTGCAGCAGGGTGGCTGCTCAGGCTCCCCAGCACGAAGGACTGGTAACCCTCCCTCCATTGCCAGCCCTGGTGCATTCAGAAGATGCATTGAGATCTCTTTGGCAAAGAAATCACCAGGGGTGGGCCAGCCAAAGGGGTTTCTCTGCCAAAGAGATGTCTCTTCTCCCCCTCTGAATGTTTTCCTGACATGATAGCTTAAGAAATGGCAATGCCTCTcaaattttgtttctcttctgagaCTGGACAAGCCAAGTCCTCAGAGGCTTGTCTCACCTTGGCAAGATGGCCCACCATGATGTGAGACCACAACATCAGTGTGTCACAATTATTTAACCTTGCCCAAACAAGGGAAAACACCAACCCCATACCCTCACAGTACTTTCCTTGGTAGTACAGTGTGGCTTCTGCCCACTGTGATTTTTAGATGTTCAAGCTTCTTGCTCTTCTCTTTACAAGCAGGTCCTCAGCCACGTGCAGGTGCTGCCCACCTGCACTGGGCTGTCTGTGCAGGAACATACAGGCTGAAGCTAACTGTCTCATTTCTTCTCCAACCATCAGGCCGCTTGGTCGATGCCCTCAAGAACTACGAGGTGATCTTCTACCTGGCGGGCTCAGAGGTGGTGCTATCTGCTCTCTTCCTGGCCATGGCCACCTACTGCTGCCTGAATcgggggaagaagaaggaaccTCCTCCAGAGAAGAACCTATCCAGGGCCGGCGGGAGTGACACTGAGGAAGCAGAGTCTGATGTGCAGGAAGCAGAGgagcacagcagcaacaacCACCAGCTGTCCCACAGCACCGACAATGCCGTGGTGGTGGCCAGTGAGGAGGCCAACCATGTGGCTGAGGAGCagagtggggagggaggtgggtgtCCCGAGGGGGACGGGGAGGTGTCCGCACAAGATGGCTGCAACGCTGACCAGATGGTGGAGAGGGACAGTTTTTAGCCAAGGCAGAGGAACAAGGATGTATAAAACTGGCCTTGTTTGCATGCACCTCAGCATGGGATGGTAGGTGGGAtatggggaagggaaggctgagaCAAAAGCAGATGTAAGAAGAGGGAGACGTATAAGAATAGCTCatccttatatatatatatccacATACCTACCCAGTGATACAACTACTTGCATACAGCACCCATGCTGGTACAACACAGGCTCAGAGccacccaaacaccaaaaagaaaaaaagaaaagacaaaaaaaaaatcttcttttcctACTTCCAAATCAGCCCTGGAGATGATGGTCTTTTGAAGAGGCCATCAAGgactctccttttccttctgcattgtCACAATACAGAACACAAACAATTAGAGACTCTTTGTAATCAGATCCTGGTACGCTTTGGTCTGGTGTCAGTGTTTCCTCTGCCCCACCTCCACGGTCGGGGTAACGGCAGACTATCTGGCAGTAGGTTTAAGGTTGGTGTAATTCGTAGCTATCGTCTGGGTCACCTCCAGCTGCGGCCAGCATGGGGGTAGATGCTGCGGTCCCTAACGTACCTCCCTCAGGCACTGCCAGCTGGTGGGACGCCAGCTCTGACCACCTCCATCTGGTACATCTTTTGTAGGAAGTAAAGCTAGGGCAGTGACACGTGGTGCTGCTTTTCCAAGTGGGAAAGTGCTGGGTTagaggctgctgctgagatgcAAGAAGACGACATCTAAGACAAATGGCATTAGGTGAGCAGCCACGAGACGGAGCCTTGCCGACAGGAATAGCAGCGAGCCAGCTTTAACTAGGCTGAAGTGAGTCCTGTTGACGTGTGAAGGGAACAACTTGGCCCCTATGGGGGTGGGGGTTCCAGGGCAGGTAAATAACTGTGTCCCAAGCAATCATCCACTCAGCAGGAATGGCACCAGATGcatgtgtgttttccttttaaatagaGAAAAACCCCTTATGTAAAGGAATCAGAGGTAAGGCAGAAGGACAAGCCACAGCGCCTGGGTGCCACTAACAAGGGTGTTGGAGCACGTGGTAAGGCAGGCATGACCCCCCTCACCCCCGCTGCAGTGGTGGATTTCTAGATTCAGAGAGGACAACCTTCCCTGGCATGCTTAAACCACCCCTAATCTGCTTTAGGACTGGATCTTTTATAAACACCCCTGGGCAAAGCCCTTCCGGTTTCCTGAACTGCTTCACCTCAGGGGCCCTGGGGGTAACCTGTGACTGTAGTGAGGGATCAAAAAACTAAGCAGAGGCTacaggggaggggggcagggggcagctcctggggccATCAAAATAGGTGTTTCATTTCAGACCAGACTAACTACAAATTAATGGGTAATGGCTGAAGTCTGCATGAGCCGTAAAGCCATTTAAACCCAAGCAGGGGAGTGGGGACACGAAGGACAGCGTTTCATTCCAGATGCTCCCAAGCAAAGAGCAGAttataagcaaaataaagctgCTGAAGAATGTCAGTTTAAGAAGACGTAAGAACTGGAAATTGGAGGGGAGAAGGTAAACCCCATGGGGCTGTACCTTGTCACCACTGTTGTTAGTTTTGGTTGTGAACCAGTCACGGCAGTGACTTTGGGCTTTTTCCTATTCAAACCCACTTAGAAAGATCCCAAATTAGACTAAGCACCACAACAAACCCCAGATGCAAAGCTCTGGGAGAACgagaagcagcagggagggtgATGGAGCCGTGCAGGTATTCATTCACTGCTCCTCAAGCTTGTTCTCCCCTCCCCGCAAGGTGAGATCACCATTTCTGCCCTGCTTGACCAAGTAGCTCTGCAGCTCTCGCCAGCAAACCTCTGGCCCCCAGGCAGGGTTTTCCTTATTTACCAATACCCACTCCAAGAAGCAGCTCACATCTTCCCAGAAGTCCAAGGTCCACAGTATGAAAACAACTGCCTTTGTCAGCCAGGCAGGTCACTAGAACAGGGTCCCCTCTACTTCCTTGTCACCAGTCAACATCTCCCACCAAGCCTCCTGCTCTTATATCTTTTCACAAAAGGACATAAAAGCCCTTAGGTTACAAGACCTCGCTATAGATGGTGCTGTAAGATACTCAGACCTCTTCTCTACCCCTCCACTGGTCAGGCTGCAAAAAACCTGGCACCGCTGCCTTCCACTTCCGTCGTCGGCTTTCAGGCAGGCTCCGCTGAAGcattttctctgttcctttggTACAACAAACAGCTCTGAAAGAGGATCAGGGACTTAAGCATCAGCTCAAGCTTGTGAGGCAACAGCTGAGCTGTGTGATGCTGGCCCTGGAGGGGTGCAAGGATGCCACTGGGCAGGACTGAGGCAATGGGAGGCTTGACAAGGCTGGTTTTTCCCTGGGAAGCCAAGATGCAGAGAAGCTGGTGTTAATGGAAGagtggctttgctgctgcatttatACACTGCCTTCTCTGGAAACCTGTGCTGCAGTAACTACCGCTGCTTGGCACAGAGATTACCCATCAGCATGAGCAAGAACAAAAATGGCCAGCACATGACACTCATCTTTCCATCAttatattttaagattaaaaccAATGGAGGATGAGCAAACAAATCTCTGCAGAAAACCCACGAAGGAGAGGAAATGAAAtgtcacatttttctttgttagagACAACAGTCAGTACATCAGAGCCCATTTAAATCTTCCAGAGCAGCTTGACCATGGGTGGCTTTCTTCCAGGCACCCACAGAGATGACGAACCTccaaaaacaaatcaaagaaaacagaacaaaacaaaacaaacatcttGATCATAAATTAATGCCCTTTAACTTCACTCATGACCACTAAAATGTAATGACAGAGAAGTCAAAATCCTTGCCTCGAAGAAGCACACCACTCCTGGCAGTTGTGCTGACTGCTAAAAGAGAAAGGCCCGTCTGCATCTGGGATCAGCCcacagggatggagggaggagaagagaaaaggaaggaggaaagaagcagcCTCACTtaccttggttttcttttccccccttccctcgTGCTGGGGAATGGGATGTTAGCTACTGCTTACAGCTGGCCCAGAGGCGGCACCAAATGGTTGTGCGGACAGTGGGGATGGCATGCTATTCACGCTTTGCACTAAAAAAAGTCTCTGTAGGCCTCTGCCTACAGGCTGCATCTTCCACTCCTCACAAGGCTTCCTGTCTCTCCCCTCTGGTTTAAGGATGGGATATCTCCTTTGTGGGTCTAAGGTGGCTCCTCCTGGCACCTGCACAAGGAAAAAGTGTGCAGGACTGGCTGCACAATCTCAAGAAACACACTTCGTTACTGTCCATTACAAGGTGCCATAAGAGAAGAGAACAACGGAAAGGAAATGTGTGCAGCTTTGCTGTTATTCCAGGAACCCATCTGCCTCAGACAAGTATGCTCacctcagcatctctgctgagTAGGGGGCTCCTTCTTGAGCCAGGTCCCCAGGGAAGGGCAAAGCAGTATCCTGCAGGATTCTAGCTCTGAGGTATAGCTATGGAGTGTGCAGACAGTGCCAGCTGTGCAGGAGCTCAGGGACTATGAAGAGGATGGCAGCCAGGGGAAGACACTTCAtcgctgcagcagctcagcatcttAGGCAGCTACTTCCACCAGCCCCTGCTTTGAGGGGTTCCCCCAGCCCCTTGGATGGAGGCGGGGGTGATCACATCACATGTACCACCACCACTTCCAGGCATCAGTTCAGACgtgtatttcttaaaaacacTGGCGCAGAGAGCTGGGAGTGGTGGGAGTGTTCATCctacaaaagttgttcctgCGTCCCATGAAGACAGATGGGAGAGACAGAGGAAGCTTGAAACAGGCCGGTGAATGGGAAGCTTGAAGATAGCGAGCAGTGGGGTGAAGAAAACAATGCTGGTGCTAACTCTTGCCCATAGCACAAGGGGAGGACAGAAGGGGGCAACTGCAGATGTTTAACTGTCTTCCATATGCCAGTGGGGAGTGGTGCACCCCACATGCTCAGCAGTGTCCCGGCTGCACAGAGTCATGTGGCGGTGCAGTAGGGGATTTTCCTCCCCACACCTCAGTACTCGAGTTGGGCAgcagaagtggggaaaaaggAATGTCCAGGCAAACAAGCAAGGGAAGACAGCGGAAAGCAGAGGTTGGTCCCAATCCAACCAGCTACCCCCACCCAAAGCAGAGGAGGAATCCCAGGCCAGACATACACAGAAATCATGGAGGATGAATCGCCATGTGAAATACATGTTTTCGTAACAGTCCACAAAGTCTTTCCTCTGGCCATGTGGGCACGCTCAGACACCATCAATGAGCTTTTCACCATTTGTGTCCTCCTTCCCGCTACCCTCTCTCTcgcttcctccttcttcttcttccgCCCCATCTGTGTACGTGTCCTTCTGCCCATAGTTGAGAGTAGTGCGGGCAAGGTCCACCTCAATGGGAAAGACGTCCGCATCTCGGAGCACGGCATAGCAGTCGTCGTAGTACTTGGACATTGTGGAGACAAAACGCTGGAGCTGGAACACGATGTCCTGCACTGTAGCACAGACATGTTGGGAACAAATCAGGTGAAACCCCCTTCCTGAACAGCACAAAGGCTGCGATCAAGCCTCCCTCGCCAGCGTTAGATATAGTCTCCTACACATTCATTCCTTGTGGCTCCGAGAGCTGATGTCTCAGGCACAGCCACAAAAGACTTCTTCAGCAAAGACTTCTGAGCTGAGATGAAGGAGTATGCAGGTCAAAGCCATGTCTGCCTGACCCCTTCAGGTGCTGGACACAGCAGTGGTACTCACCGTGTTTCTGGTCCAGGAGCTCTATTTTCTCTAGCACATCCTTCCTCATCTTGGCAAAGCGTGTTCGAGCCTCCTGCCGGCAACGCAGGATAAGGCGGTATTCATAGTTCCCAGTGCTGACACGGTAGAGGGGTTCACCCAGAGCCTGCCATGGTAAAGAAAAGCATCACTACTACGCAAAGACAAAAGGACAGGCACCTTTCAACCCAGCACGGAGAAGTGGCATGGCTTCTTATCTGAACTATTAAGACAGGCACTATGAACAAACAAGTCTAGGGTGTGAggaatatattaatttatatcaATCACACGAAAAATTCTGCCCTCCTCTGCAAGCTCTGCCCTGTACGCATTGCATAACATACTATACATACATATACGTGACATACACAGGGACCACTGTGGGATCTACAGTCATCCAGACATAACACTG
Encoded proteins:
- the SLC16A8 gene encoding monocarboxylate transporter 3 codes for the protein MGRPDPEEGQLPAAVKPPDGGWGWIVLFGCFVITGFSYAFPKAVSVYFKELMKDFHVGYSDTAWISSIMLAMLYGTGPVCSIMVNQFGCRPVMLIGGLLASSGMILASFTTNIIELYLTAGVLTGLGMALNFQPSLIMLGTYFDKRRPLANGLAAAGSPVFLSSLSPLGQVLLEKFGWRGGFLIMGGLLLNCCTCGAVMRPLDMGMKRKMEKAQDKYEAKEMLPIGGKSEEGISTADGIKKAKKAKKKPKKGKKLLDFSIFSNRGFIIYTISKFILVLGLFVPPILLVNYAKDTGVPDTEAAFLLSIIGFIDIFARPACGMVAGLKWVRPHVAYLFSFAMLFNGLTDICSARASNYTGLVIFCVFFGISYGMVGALQFEVLMAIVGSQKFSSAIGLVLLIEAFAVLIGPPSAGRLVDALKNYEVIFYLAGSEVVLSALFLAMATYCCLNRGKKKEPPPEKNLSRAGGSDTEEAESDVQEAEEHSSNNHQLSHSTDNAVVVASEEANHVAEEQSGEGGGCPEGDGEVSAQDGCNADQMVERDSF